The Microlunatus soli genome contains the following window.
GCTCGTTCGGTCCGGCGACGACCTCGGCGGTGAAGAGCTGGCAGTCCAAGATCAAGGTGTCACAGACCGGCCGGGTCGACGCGACGACCTGGGCGTTCCTGTTCTCCCCGCCGCCGCCTCCGCCGGGCAGCTGGAAGAAGTGCTCGGACTCGATCGACAGCACGAACCGCAAGGGGCTGCCGTCCTCGCAGACCACGTCTGTGCAGTCCGACATCCGGGTCGCCAGCTGCCTGGCACCGAGTGTCCGGTCGATGATCGCCTCGGCCCGTAGCGCTGGCATCTCCCTGCACGCCAACAGTTCCTACCGCAGCCACCAGAGCCAGATCTCGCTGCGCCGACAGAACTGCGGGACGAGCTACTACGACATCTACCAGAAGCCGGCATCGCAGTGCTCCCCGAACACCGCCATTCCCGGTACGTCGATCCACGAGTACGGCCTGGCGATCGACTTCAACGTGTCCAGCAGCTCCACCTACAACTGGCTGATCAAGAACGGCCCGAAGTACGGCTTCTACCGGACGGTCGCCAGCGAGCGCTGGCACTTCGACACCAAGCAGAAGCCGCTCGGCTCGATCTACGGCTGACCGTCCGCCCGATCGACGCCTGTCATCTCCAGACCCACGCCAGGAAGGTTCACTCATCATGATCAAGAACTCACGTCTCATCACCGCGGCGATCAGCATCACGCTCGCCGGTGCAGCCCTCGGATCGGCCGCCGGGACCGCGACGGCCGATCCGGTTCCGGAGCCGAAATCCACCGCATCGGTTTCCTCGTCGGCCAAGCACGTGCCGGCGACCGAGATGTCCAAGGCCCAGGTCGCCGCCGCCGGCGGGACCTACGCCTCGGTCGCCGACGACGGCGTGCTGCAGCGGCTGGACGGGGTCGCCGACGCTCGCAAGATCAACGGCACCCTCCGCCTCGCGCTGTTCGAGACGGCCTGGGTCGAGTCGCGGGCGAACAACCTGCCCTGGGGCGACCGGGACTCACTCGGTGTCTTCCAGCAGCGTCCGTCGATGGGCTGGGGCTCGGCGGCCCAGGTCCAGGACCCGGTCTACGCCGCCAACAAGTTCCTCGACGGGACCAGTGATCACGCCGGCGCGATCAAGGTCCAGCAGCGGCACCCCTCCTACCCGTCCGGGACGATCGCCCAGAAGGTCCAGGGATCGGCCTTCCCGACCCGCTACCAGGAGGCGGCCGGCACCGCGAAGGCGCTGGTGGCCCGTGCCGACGGCATCCGCAACGGCACTGTCAAGGCCGGCAGCTACAACTGGCCGATGGTCCAGGCGGGGGAGAAGAACGACCGCGTGATGGGCATCCAGTTGCTGCTCCGGGCGCACGGCTACTCACTGGCCGCCGACGGCTCGTTCGGCCCGGGAACCAAGTCCACC
Protein-coding sequences here:
- a CDS encoding peptidoglycan-binding protein; translated protein: MKLRRLVTAAVAAAACALTPVAAAHADNAAPVRTDHQVTAAAVTAPSMSVTASSPYSNIRATQFLLNAWGVPTSADGKFGPKTTASIKSYQAKHGLAVDGSAGPKTMTSLTSTTGFAGSPNVNTTKAVQQLLVKLGYKISVDGSFGPATTSAVKSWQSKIKVSQTGRVDATTWAFLFSPPPPPPGSWKKCSDSIDSTNRKGLPSSQTTSVQSDIRVASCLAPSVRSMIASARSAGISLHANSSYRSHQSQISLRRQNCGTSYYDIYQKPASQCSPNTAIPGTSIHEYGLAIDFNVSSSSTYNWLIKNGPKYGFYRTVASERWHFDTKQKPLGSIYG
- a CDS encoding peptidoglycan-binding domain-containing protein, whose amino-acid sequence is MIKNSRLITAAISITLAGAALGSAAGTATADPVPEPKSTASVSSSAKHVPATEMSKAQVAAAGGTYASVADDGVLQRLDGVADARKINGTLRLALFETAWVESRANNLPWGDRDSLGVFQQRPSMGWGSAAQVQDPVYAANKFLDGTSDHAGAIKVQQRHPSYPSGTIAQKVQGSAFPTRYQEAAGTAKALVARADGIRNGTVKAGSYNWPMVQAGEKNDRVMGIQLLLRAHGYSLAADGSFGPGTKSTVQAFQKKSGLAADGVVGPNTWKKLIIGVPGGNSWAVKAAQVQLKASGYTVNTDGRYTQTTKNAVASFRRNYRLPAGTIVDTAVWNTLIAMHL